In Streptomyces sp. NBC_01551, one DNA window encodes the following:
- a CDS encoding M14 family metallopeptidase yields the protein MRHRARSILAASALVFGTTLAALPVAAQAQPSSTAGSDADEVRVYDADITRDQVPLVLAAGQDAHELTERAPETGTAKVELFLTKVQAKELAAKGVRLAERKVPAKATARSQAAGDGVFRPYSGKGGLQEEILRTGQENPGLTKVVSIGKTVQGKDILALKVTKDAKKTRDGDKPSVLYMSNQHAREWITPEMTRRLMHHTLDNYGKDERITKLVDSTELWFLLSANPDGYDYTHAPDGARLWRKNLRDNNGDGKITAGDGVDLNRNFAYKWGYDNEGSSPSPSNETYRGTKASSEPETVALDTFEKRIGFAYAINYHSASELLLYGVGWQVATPTPDDVAYKALAGTPENPAVPGYYPQLSSELYTTNGEADGHAANANGIMMFTPEMTTCQTASAADPDDRWKPEDCASGFNFPDDEKLIQEEFAKNVAFALSVGESAAHPDQPKSCVGLSAADFTTDPFTTSYVAKGEDQTVSVTARKALRDKQLKFRVNGGRTHDDGLRAWKGGDVYGGEDNNWFDEYRAKVDGTKPGDKVEVWFTGRDRSGKEVSSEHFTYTVAERPRADVLVIAEEGAKAQHAKEYVDALRANGKSAAVWDVATQGVPHHLGVLSHFRTAVHYTGAKTPGGDTQLAVRDFLNEGGKLIETGELAGGNAQVGRAVTNDFSQYYLGAYSRTSVKGATGFTGAGSLNGAKGGLGDAADNPLNAPGSYTATSATLAAAQFPQFKSAQAGQYAGVVNPYAPFAGTGMASALHEDNDWKRLVRTIDLTAVTAADKPQLKAALNWNTEEGYDHVVLEAHTTGAEDWTTLPDAGGLTSTTVPEECEAGFFVTGHPFLRSYLTLDPAGCAPQGTSGKWNSFTGSSGGWKQVSFDLSAYAGKKVEVSLSSITDPGSGGRGVFADDVRLSVGGTDQAAEGFETSLGSWSAQGAPAGSPAVPGDWSRTGELFTSYASITTRNTVLLGFGLEHVPAAADRAVLVGKALRSLNH from the coding sequence ATGAGGCACCGCGCGAGATCGATCCTCGCCGCAAGCGCACTCGTCTTCGGAACCACACTGGCCGCGCTGCCCGTCGCGGCCCAGGCACAGCCTTCGTCCACAGCCGGGTCCGACGCCGACGAGGTGCGGGTCTACGACGCCGACATCACCCGCGACCAGGTCCCGCTCGTCCTCGCCGCCGGCCAGGACGCCCACGAGCTCACCGAGCGGGCCCCGGAGACCGGGACGGCCAAGGTCGAGCTCTTCCTCACCAAGGTCCAGGCCAAGGAGCTCGCGGCCAAGGGCGTGAGGCTCGCGGAGCGCAAGGTTCCCGCCAAAGCCACGGCCCGTTCCCAGGCCGCCGGCGACGGGGTCTTCCGCCCGTACAGCGGCAAGGGCGGCCTCCAGGAGGAGATCCTGCGCACCGGCCAGGAGAACCCCGGCCTCACCAAGGTCGTCTCCATCGGCAAGACCGTCCAGGGCAAGGACATCCTCGCGCTCAAGGTCACCAAGGACGCGAAGAAGACCCGCGACGGCGACAAGCCGTCCGTGCTCTACATGTCCAACCAGCACGCCCGTGAGTGGATCACCCCCGAGATGACCCGGCGGCTGATGCACCACACCCTGGACAACTACGGCAAGGACGAGCGGATCACCAAGCTGGTGGACTCCACCGAGCTGTGGTTCCTGCTCTCCGCGAACCCCGACGGGTACGACTACACCCACGCCCCCGACGGCGCGCGGCTCTGGCGCAAGAACCTGCGCGACAACAACGGCGACGGCAAGATCACCGCCGGCGACGGAGTCGACCTCAACCGCAACTTCGCCTACAAGTGGGGCTACGACAACGAGGGCTCCTCCCCGAGCCCGTCGAACGAGACCTACCGCGGCACCAAGGCGTCCTCCGAGCCCGAGACCGTGGCCCTCGACACGTTCGAGAAGCGCATCGGCTTCGCGTACGCCATCAACTACCACTCCGCCTCCGAGCTGCTGCTCTACGGCGTGGGCTGGCAGGTGGCCACCCCGACCCCGGACGACGTCGCCTACAAGGCGCTCGCCGGCACCCCGGAGAACCCCGCGGTCCCGGGCTACTACCCGCAGCTCTCCTCCGAGCTCTACACCACCAACGGCGAAGCCGACGGCCACGCCGCCAACGCCAACGGCATCATGATGTTCACGCCGGAGATGACCACCTGCCAGACGGCCTCCGCCGCCGACCCCGACGACCGGTGGAAGCCCGAGGACTGCGCTTCCGGCTTCAACTTCCCGGACGACGAGAAGCTGATCCAGGAGGAGTTCGCCAAGAACGTCGCCTTCGCGCTGTCCGTCGGCGAGAGCGCCGCGCACCCGGACCAGCCGAAGTCCTGCGTCGGTCTGAGCGCCGCCGACTTCACGACCGACCCCTTCACCACCTCCTACGTGGCCAAGGGCGAGGACCAGACGGTCTCCGTCACGGCCCGCAAGGCGCTGCGCGACAAGCAGCTCAAGTTCCGCGTCAACGGCGGCCGCACGCACGACGACGGGCTCAGGGCCTGGAAGGGCGGCGACGTCTACGGCGGCGAGGACAACAACTGGTTCGACGAGTACCGGGCCAAGGTGGACGGCACCAAGCCGGGCGACAAGGTCGAGGTGTGGTTCACCGGCCGCGACCGTTCGGGCAAGGAGGTCTCCAGCGAGCACTTCACGTACACGGTGGCCGAGCGGCCGCGCGCGGACGTCCTGGTGATCGCCGAGGAGGGCGCCAAGGCGCAGCACGCCAAGGAGTACGTCGACGCCCTGCGCGCCAACGGCAAGTCCGCGGCGGTCTGGGACGTGGCCACCCAGGGCGTCCCGCACCACCTCGGCGTGCTCTCCCACTTCCGTACGGCCGTCCACTACACCGGCGCCAAGACCCCCGGCGGCGACACCCAGCTCGCCGTACGGGACTTCCTCAACGAGGGCGGCAAGCTGATCGAGACCGGTGAACTGGCGGGCGGCAACGCCCAGGTCGGCCGGGCCGTGACCAACGACTTCAGCCAGTACTACCTCGGCGCCTACAGCCGTACGAGCGTCAAGGGAGCCACCGGCTTCACCGGCGCGGGCTCCCTGAACGGGGCCAAGGGCGGTCTCGGGGACGCGGCGGACAACCCGCTCAACGCCCCCGGCTCCTACACCGCCACCTCCGCCACCCTCGCCGCCGCGCAGTTCCCGCAGTTCAAGAGCGCGCAGGCGGGCCAGTACGCCGGGGTCGTGAACCCGTACGCCCCCTTCGCCGGCACCGGGATGGCCTCGGCGCTCCACGAGGACAACGACTGGAAGCGGCTGGTCCGGACGATCGACCTGACCGCGGTCACCGCCGCCGACAAGCCGCAGCTGAAGGCGGCCCTCAACTGGAACACCGAGGAGGGCTACGACCACGTCGTCCTGGAGGCGCACACGACGGGCGCCGAGGACTGGACGACGCTGCCCGACGCGGGCGGCCTGACCAGCACCACCGTCCCGGAGGAGTGCGAGGCCGGGTTCTTCGTCACCGGCCACCCGTTCCTGCGCAGCTACCTCACGCTCGACCCCGCCGGCTGCGCCCCGCAGGGCACCAGTGGCAAGTGGAACAGCTTCACCGGTTCCTCCGGCGGCTGGAAGCAGGTCTCCTTCGACCTGAGCGCGTACGCGGGCAAGAAGGTGGAGGTGTCCCTGTCCTCCATCACCGACCCGGGTTCCGGCGGCCGCGGGGTCTTCGCGGACGACGTGCGGCTGTCCGTCGGCGGCACCGACCAGGCGGCGGAGGGCTTCGAGACCTCCCTCGGAAGCTGGTCCGCCCAGGGCGCACCGGCCGGAAGCCCCGCGGTTCCGGGCGACTGGTCCCGTACCGGAGAGCTGTTCACGTCCTACGCGTCCATCACTACGCGTAACACGGTTCTCCTCGGCTTCGGCCTGGAGCACGTGCCGGCCGCGGCCGATCGAGCCGTACTCGTCGGTAAGGCCCTCCGTTCGCTGAACCACTGA
- the tpiA gene encoding triose-phosphate isomerase translates to MTTVNGRTPLMAGNWKMNLNHLEAIAHVQKLSFALADKDYDAVEVAVLPPFVDLRSVQTLVDGDKLKIKYGAQDLSAQDSGAYTGEISGAMLAKLGCSYVAVGHSERRQYHGESDELCNAKVKAAYKHGVTPILCVGEGLDVRKAGEQVPYTLAQVDGGLKDLPADQAESIVIAYEPVWAIGTGEVATPEDAQEVCGAIRGRLAELYSQELADKVRIQYGGSVKSGNIAAIMAQPDVDGALIGGAALDVDDFVKIVRFRDQ, encoded by the coding sequence ATGACCACTGTGAACGGCCGTACCCCGCTGATGGCGGGCAACTGGAAGATGAACCTCAACCACCTCGAGGCCATCGCGCACGTCCAGAAGCTCTCCTTCGCCCTGGCCGACAAGGACTACGACGCCGTCGAGGTCGCGGTCCTGCCGCCCTTCGTCGACCTGCGCTCGGTCCAGACCCTGGTCGACGGCGACAAGCTGAAGATCAAGTACGGCGCCCAGGACCTCTCGGCGCAGGACTCCGGCGCCTACACCGGCGAGATCTCCGGCGCCATGCTGGCCAAGCTGGGCTGCTCGTACGTGGCCGTCGGCCACAGCGAGCGCCGCCAGTACCACGGCGAGAGCGACGAGCTCTGCAACGCCAAGGTGAAGGCCGCCTACAAGCACGGGGTCACCCCGATCCTGTGCGTCGGCGAGGGCCTCGACGTCCGCAAGGCCGGCGAGCAGGTCCCCTACACGCTGGCGCAGGTCGACGGCGGGCTCAAGGACCTTCCGGCCGACCAGGCCGAGTCCATCGTGATCGCGTACGAGCCCGTCTGGGCCATCGGGACCGGCGAGGTCGCCACCCCCGAGGACGCGCAGGAGGTCTGCGGGGCGATCCGCGGCCGCCTCGCCGAGCTCTACTCGCAGGAGCTGGCCGACAAGGTCCGCATCCAGTACGGCGGCTCGGTCAAGTCCGGCAACATCGCCGCGATCATGGCCCAGCCCGACGTCGACGGCGCCCTGATCGGCGGCGCGGCGCTGGACGTGGACGACTTCGTCAAGATCGTCCGCTTCCGCGACCAGTGA
- the secG gene encoding preprotein translocase subunit SecG — protein sequence MGFSIALIVFSALLMLLVLMHKGKGGGLSDMFGGGMQSSVGGSSVAERNLDRITVVIGLLWFACIVALGLLMKSGS from the coding sequence ATGGGGTTCTCGATCGCCCTGATCGTGTTCAGCGCCCTGCTGATGCTGCTCGTGCTGATGCACAAGGGCAAGGGCGGCGGCCTCTCCGACATGTTCGGCGGCGGTATGCAGTCGTCCGTCGGAGGTTCCTCGGTCGCGGAGCGCAACCTGGACCGGATCACCGTCGTGATCGGTCTGCTCTGGTTCGCGTGCATCGTCGCGCTCGGCCTGCTGATGAAGTCGGGAAGCTGA
- the gap gene encoding type I glyceraldehyde-3-phosphate dehydrogenase produces MTIRVGINGFGRIGRNYFRALLEQGAGIEIVGVNDLTDNATLVHLLKYDTILGRLKAEVSHTDDTITVGGKTFKTFAERDPANLPWGELGADIVIESTGIFTKKADAAKHIAAGAKKVLISAPAKDEDITIVMGVNQHKYDAAKHHVISNASCTTNCVAPMAKVLDENFGIVKGMMTTVHAYTNDQRILDFPHSDLRRARAAAENIIPTSTGAAKATALVLPQLKGKLDGIAMRVPVPTGSVTDLVLELARETTKEEINAAFQKAAEGQLKGILDYTEDAIVSSDIVNWPASCTFDSSLTMVQDGTQVKVVGWYDNEWGYSNRLVDLTEFVGGQL; encoded by the coding sequence GTGACGATCCGCGTAGGCATCAACGGTTTTGGCCGAATTGGCCGCAACTACTTCCGGGCGCTCCTGGAGCAGGGAGCGGGCATCGAGATCGTCGGTGTCAACGACCTGACTGACAACGCCACTCTGGTGCACCTGCTGAAGTACGACACCATCCTGGGCCGCCTCAAGGCCGAGGTCTCCCACACCGACGACACCATCACCGTCGGCGGCAAGACCTTCAAGACGTTCGCCGAGCGCGACCCCGCGAACCTCCCCTGGGGAGAGCTGGGCGCCGACATCGTCATCGAGTCGACCGGCATCTTCACGAAGAAGGCCGACGCCGCCAAGCACATCGCGGCGGGCGCGAAGAAGGTCCTCATCTCGGCTCCGGCCAAGGACGAGGACATCACGATCGTGATGGGCGTCAACCAGCACAAGTACGACGCGGCCAAGCACCACGTCATCTCCAACGCCTCCTGCACCACCAACTGCGTGGCGCCGATGGCCAAGGTCCTCGACGAGAACTTCGGCATCGTCAAGGGCATGATGACCACGGTCCACGCCTACACGAACGACCAGCGCATCCTGGACTTCCCGCACTCGGACCTGCGTCGCGCCCGCGCCGCCGCCGAGAACATCATCCCGACCTCCACGGGTGCCGCCAAGGCCACCGCGCTGGTCCTCCCGCAGCTCAAGGGCAAGCTGGACGGCATCGCGATGCGCGTCCCGGTCCCGACCGGCTCGGTCACCGACCTCGTCCTGGAGCTCGCCCGCGAGACCACCAAGGAAGAGATCAACGCCGCCTTCCAGAAGGCCGCGGAGGGCCAGCTCAAGGGCATCCTCGACTACACCGAGGACGCGATCGTCTCCTCCGACATCGTGAACTGGCCCGCCTCCTGCACCTTCGACTCCTCCCTGACCATGGTTCAGGACGGTACGCAGGTGAAGGTCGTCGGCTGGTACGACAACGAGTGGGGATACTCCAACCGTCTGGTCGACCTCACCGAATTCGTCGGCGGTCAGCTCTAA
- the yvcK gene encoding uridine diphosphate-N-acetylglucosamine-binding protein YvcK gives MRRLAPARGEDGGARTTRRRGATPKVVALGGGQGLSASLTALRRITGDLTAVVTVADDGGSSGRLREELGVLPPGDLRKALAALCGDDDWGQTWARVIQHRFQSAGDLHEHAVGNLLIVALWEQLGDPVQALDLVGRLLGAQGRVLPMSAVPLELQALVKGHDPARPDDVDTVRGQATVALTPGEVLSVQVVPSAPPAVPEAVAAVLDADWVVLGPGSWFSSVIPHLLVPELLDALMETKARRVLSLNLAPQPGETEGFSPQRHLEVLARHAPKLALDVVLADEAAVPDRESLADAAKRFGAAVELAPVARQDGSPKHDPELLAAAYDRIFRMHGRIGPWR, from the coding sequence CTGCGTCGGCTCGCCCCGGCCCGGGGCGAGGACGGCGGCGCCCGCACCACCCGGCGTCGCGGCGCCACCCCCAAGGTGGTGGCGCTCGGCGGTGGACAGGGGCTCTCCGCCTCCCTCACCGCCCTGCGCCGGATCACCGGTGACCTCACCGCCGTGGTCACCGTCGCCGACGACGGCGGCTCCAGCGGCCGGCTCCGGGAGGAGCTCGGCGTGCTGCCGCCCGGCGACCTGCGCAAGGCGCTGGCCGCGCTGTGCGGGGACGACGACTGGGGCCAGACCTGGGCCCGCGTCATCCAGCACCGCTTCCAGTCCGCCGGTGACCTGCACGAGCACGCGGTCGGCAACCTGCTGATCGTCGCCCTGTGGGAACAGCTCGGCGACCCCGTCCAGGCCCTCGACCTGGTCGGCAGGCTGCTCGGCGCGCAGGGCCGGGTGCTGCCGATGTCCGCCGTGCCGCTGGAGCTCCAGGCCCTGGTCAAGGGCCACGACCCGGCGCGCCCGGACGACGTCGACACCGTACGGGGGCAGGCCACGGTGGCCCTCACCCCCGGCGAGGTGCTCTCCGTACAGGTGGTGCCCAGCGCCCCGCCGGCCGTGCCGGAGGCCGTCGCGGCCGTCCTGGACGCCGACTGGGTGGTGCTCGGCCCGGGATCGTGGTTCTCCTCCGTGATCCCGCACCTGCTGGTGCCGGAACTGCTCGACGCGCTCATGGAGACGAAGGCCCGGCGGGTCCTCTCGCTGAACCTCGCTCCGCAGCCCGGCGAAACAGAGGGGTTCTCTCCGCAGCGTCATTTGGAGGTTTTGGCCCGACACGCCCCTAAACTCGCCCTGGACGTGGTGCTGGCCGACGAGGCCGCCGTGCCCGACCGCGAGTCCCTCGCCGATGCCGCGAAACGGTTCGGTGCCGCGGTCGAGCTGGCGCCCGTGGCCAGGCAGGACGGCTCTCCGAAGCACGATCCGGAGCTGCTGGCCGCCGCGTACGACCGTATTTTTCGGATGCATGGAAGGATCGGCCCATGGCGATGA
- the pgi gene encoding glucose-6-phosphate isomerase gives MNAESRARLNRTPEWQALGKHRDELGQTHLRDLFETDPGRGTGYTLRVGDLHIDYSKHLVTDETLALLRELAAATGVAELREAMFRGEKINTTEDRAVLHTALRAPRDAVVEVDGEDVVPGVHAVLDKMAAFSRQVRSGEWTGFTGKRIRNVVNIGIGGSDLGPAMAYEALRAFTDRDLTLRFVSNVDGADLHEAVRGMDPAETLFIIASKTFTTIETITNATSAREWLLAGLGGDRAAVARHFVALSTNAEKVTEFGIDPANMFGFWDWVGGRYSFDSAIGLSLMIAIGPDSFREMLDGFAQMDRHFRTAPPEENAPLLMGLLGIWYGAFFDAQSHAVLPYSHYLSRFTAYLQQLDMESNGKSVDRQGNRVDWQTGPVVWGTPGTNGQHAYYQLIHQGTKVIPADFIGFARPVGELPPALEAQHDLLMANFFAQTQALAFGKTAEEVRAEGVAEALVPHKTFQGNHPTTTILAAELTPSVLGQLIALYEHKVFVQGAVWNIDSFDQWGVELGKVLAKRVEPALKGSRVEGLDPSTQALVAAYRSLRGRD, from the coding sequence ATGAACGCAGAAAGCCGTGCGAGGCTCAACCGGACCCCCGAGTGGCAGGCACTCGGAAAGCACCGGGACGAGCTGGGGCAGACGCATCTGCGGGACCTGTTCGAGACGGATCCGGGCCGGGGCACCGGCTACACCCTGCGGGTCGGCGACCTGCACATCGACTACTCCAAGCACCTCGTGACCGACGAGACGCTGGCACTGCTGCGCGAACTGGCCGCGGCGACGGGCGTGGCCGAGCTGCGCGAGGCCATGTTCCGCGGGGAGAAGATCAACACGACCGAGGACCGGGCGGTCCTGCACACCGCGCTGCGCGCGCCGCGCGACGCGGTCGTCGAGGTGGACGGCGAGGACGTCGTCCCGGGGGTCCACGCGGTCCTCGACAAAATGGCGGCCTTCTCCCGCCAGGTCAGGTCGGGGGAGTGGACCGGCTTCACCGGCAAGCGCATCAGGAACGTCGTCAACATCGGCATCGGCGGCTCCGACCTGGGTCCGGCGATGGCGTACGAGGCGCTGCGCGCCTTCACCGACCGGGACCTGACGCTGCGTTTCGTCTCCAACGTGGACGGCGCGGACCTGCACGAGGCGGTACGGGGGATGGACCCGGCCGAGACGCTGTTCATCATCGCCTCGAAGACCTTTACGACGATCGAGACCATCACCAACGCCACCTCCGCCCGGGAGTGGCTGCTGGCGGGTCTGGGCGGTGACCGGGCGGCCGTGGCACGGCACTTCGTGGCGCTGTCCACCAACGCCGAGAAGGTCACCGAGTTCGGGATCGATCCGGCCAACATGTTCGGGTTCTGGGACTGGGTCGGAGGCCGCTACTCCTTCGACTCCGCGATCGGGCTCTCGCTGATGATCGCGATCGGCCCGGACTCCTTCCGGGAGATGCTGGACGGCTTCGCGCAGATGGACCGGCACTTCCGCACGGCGCCGCCGGAGGAGAACGCGCCACTGCTGATGGGCCTGTTGGGCATCTGGTACGGGGCGTTCTTCGACGCGCAGTCGCACGCGGTCCTCCCGTACAGCCACTACCTCTCCCGCTTCACGGCGTACTTGCAGCAGCTGGACATGGAGTCCAACGGCAAGTCCGTGGACCGGCAGGGCAACCGGGTCGACTGGCAGACCGGGCCGGTCGTCTGGGGCACGCCGGGCACCAACGGGCAGCACGCGTACTACCAGTTGATCCACCAGGGCACGAAGGTGATCCCGGCCGACTTCATCGGCTTCGCGCGGCCGGTCGGCGAGTTGCCGCCCGCCCTGGAGGCCCAGCACGACCTGCTGATGGCGAACTTCTTCGCGCAGACGCAGGCGCTGGCCTTCGGCAAGACGGCCGAGGAGGTGCGGGCGGAGGGCGTGGCCGAGGCGCTGGTCCCGCACAAGACCTTCCAGGGCAACCACCCGACGACCACGATCCTGGCCGCCGAGCTGACGCCCTCGGTCCTGGGCCAGCTGATCGCCCTCTACGAGCACAAGGTGTTCGTGCAAGGGGCAGTGTGGAACATCGACTCGTTCGACCAGTGGGGCGTGGAGCTCGGCAAGGTCCTCGCCAAGCGGGTCGAGCCGGCGCTGAAGGGCTCGCGGGTGGAGGGCCTGGACCCGTCCACGCAGGCGCTGGTCGCCGCGTACCGGTCGCTGCGCGGCCGGGACTGA
- the pgk gene encoding phosphoglycerate kinase — MKTIDELLAEGVSGKRVFVRADLNVPLAGDTITDDGRIRAVQPTIAKLAEAGARVIVASHLGRPKGAPDPAFSLAPAAKRLGELLGQDVAFATDTVGSSAKETVAALADGQVAVIENLRFNAGETSKDDAERGAFADQLAELADVYVGDGFGAVHRKHASVFDLPARLPHAAGYLIATEVGVLKKLTADVKRPYVVVLGGAKVSDKLAVIDQLLGKADRILIGGGMAYTFLKAKGHEIGISLLQEDQIPVVLEYMERAEKLGVELVLPVDILASADFPDLKGKTPAEFITVDADKIPADKEGLDIGPKTRELYASKISDAETVFWNGPVGVFEHPDYANGTKAIAQALVDSSAFTVVGGGDSAAAVRILGFDENAFGHISTGGGASLEYLEGKTLPGLAALEG, encoded by the coding sequence ATGAAGACGATCGACGAACTTCTCGCCGAGGGCGTCTCCGGCAAGCGGGTCTTCGTCCGCGCCGACCTCAACGTGCCGCTCGCGGGCGACACCATCACCGACGACGGCCGCATCCGCGCCGTGCAGCCGACCATCGCGAAGCTCGCCGAGGCCGGCGCCCGCGTGATCGTGGCCTCGCACCTGGGCCGCCCCAAGGGCGCCCCGGACCCGGCCTTCTCGCTGGCACCCGCCGCCAAGCGGCTCGGTGAACTGCTCGGCCAAGACGTCGCCTTCGCGACCGACACCGTCGGCTCCTCCGCCAAGGAGACCGTCGCGGCCCTCGCCGACGGCCAGGTCGCCGTCATCGAGAACCTGCGCTTCAACGCCGGTGAGACCTCGAAGGACGACGCCGAGCGCGGCGCCTTCGCGGACCAGCTGGCCGAGCTGGCCGACGTCTACGTGGGCGACGGCTTCGGCGCCGTGCACCGCAAGCACGCCTCGGTCTTCGACCTCCCCGCGCGCCTCCCGCACGCGGCCGGCTACCTCATCGCCACCGAGGTCGGCGTCCTCAAGAAGCTCACCGCCGACGTCAAGCGCCCGTACGTGGTCGTCCTCGGCGGCGCCAAGGTCTCCGACAAGCTGGCCGTCATCGACCAGCTGCTCGGCAAGGCCGACCGCATCCTCATCGGCGGCGGCATGGCTTACACCTTCCTGAAGGCCAAGGGCCACGAGATCGGCATCTCCCTCCTGCAGGAGGACCAGATCCCGGTGGTCCTGGAGTACATGGAGCGCGCCGAGAAGCTGGGCGTCGAGCTGGTCCTCCCGGTGGACATCCTGGCCTCCGCGGACTTCCCCGACCTCAAGGGCAAGACCCCGGCCGAGTTCATCACCGTCGACGCGGACAAGATCCCCGCCGACAAGGAGGGTCTGGACATCGGCCCCAAGACCCGTGAGCTGTACGCCTCGAAGATCTCCGACGCCGAGACCGTCTTCTGGAACGGCCCGGTCGGTGTCTTCGAGCACCCCGACTACGCGAACGGCACCAAGGCCATCGCGCAGGCGCTCGTCGACAGCAGCGCCTTCACCGTCGTCGGCGGTGGAGACAGTGCCGCCGCCGTCCGCATCCTGGGCTTCGACGAGAATGCCTTCGGCCACATCTCGACCGGTGGCGGCGCCAGCCTCGAATACCTCGAAGGCAAGACGCTCCCCGGCCTCGCCGCCCTGGAGGGCTGA
- a CDS encoding RNA polymerase-binding protein RbpA, which translates to MASGNAIRGSRVGAGPMGEAERGESAPRLRISFWCSNGHETQPSFASDAQVPDTWDCPRCGFPAGQDRDNPPAPPRTEPYKTHLAYVRERRTDADGEAILAEALAKLRGEI; encoded by the coding sequence GTGGCAAGTGGCAACGCGATCCGTGGTAGCCGGGTCGGAGCGGGGCCGATGGGTGAGGCCGAGCGCGGCGAGTCCGCGCCCCGCCTGCGCATCTCCTTCTGGTGCTCTAACGGGCACGAGACGCAGCCGAGCTTCGCCAGCGACGCGCAGGTGCCCGACACCTGGGACTGCCCGCGCTGCGGGTTCCCGGCCGGCCAGGACAGGGACAACCCGCCCGCGCCGCCGCGCACCGAGCCGTACAAGACGCACCTGGCGTACGTACGGGAGCGGCGCACCGACGCCGACGGCGAGGCGATCCTCGCCGAGGCGCTCGCCAAACTCCGCGGTGAGATCTGA
- the whiA gene encoding DNA-binding protein WhiA, producing the protein MAMTPAVKDEISRLPVTRTCCRKAEVSAILRFAGGLHLVSGRIVIEAELDTGIAARRLRKDILEIFGHSSDLVVMAPGGLRRGSRYVVRVVAGGDQLARQTGLVDGRGRPIRGLPPQVVSGATCDAEAAWRGAFLAHGSLTEPGRSSSLEVTCPGPEAALALVGAARRLSIAAKAREVRGVDRVVVRDGDAIGALLTRLGAHESVLAWEERRMRREVRATANRLANFDDANLRRSARAAVAAGARVQRALEILGEEVPEHLAAAGRLRMEHKQASLEELGALADPPLTKDAVAGRIRRLLAMADKRAQDLGIPGTESNLDLSEELADNMAG; encoded by the coding sequence ATGGCGATGACGCCCGCGGTGAAGGATGAGATTTCCCGCCTCCCCGTCACCCGGACCTGCTGCAGGAAGGCTGAGGTCTCGGCGATTCTTCGGTTCGCGGGCGGGCTGCACCTGGTGAGCGGCCGCATCGTCATCGAGGCGGAGCTGGACACCGGGATCGCGGCCCGGCGCCTGCGCAAGGACATCCTGGAGATCTTCGGCCACTCCTCGGACCTGGTGGTGATGGCGCCCGGCGGACTGCGCCGCGGCAGCCGGTACGTGGTCCGGGTCGTGGCCGGCGGTGACCAGCTGGCACGCCAGACGGGGCTCGTGGACGGCCGGGGCCGTCCGATCCGGGGTCTTCCCCCGCAGGTGGTCTCCGGGGCCACCTGTGACGCCGAGGCGGCCTGGCGCGGCGCCTTCCTGGCCCACGGCTCGCTCACCGAGCCGGGCCGGTCCTCCTCGCTGGAGGTCACCTGCCCCGGTCCGGAGGCCGCCCTGGCCCTGGTGGGCGCCGCCCGCAGGCTCTCCATCGCCGCCAAGGCGCGCGAGGTGCGAGGCGTGGACCGGGTCGTCGTCCGCGACGGCGACGCGATCGGCGCCCTGCTGACCCGGCTCGGCGCGCACGAGTCGGTGCTGGCCTGGGAGGAGCGGCGGATGCGGCGCGAGGTGCGCGCCACCGCCAACCGCCTGGCCAACTTCGACGACGCCAACCTGCGCCGCTCGGCGCGGGCCGCGGTGGCCGCCGGGGCCCGGGTGCAGCGCGCGCTGGAGATCCTCGGCGAGGAGGTCCCCGAGCACCTCGCCGCGGCCGGCCGGCTGCGCATGGAGCACAAGCAGGCCTCCCTGGAGGAGCTGGGCGCGCTCGCGGACCCGCCGCTGACCAAGGACGCGGTCGCGGGTCGGATCCGCCGCCTGCTGGCGATGGCCGACAAGCGGGCCCAGGACCTCGGCATCCCGGGCACGGAGTCGAACCTCGACCTGAGCGAGGAGCTGGCCGACAACATGGCCGGCTGA